Part of the Bacillus cereus group sp. RP43 genome is shown below.
TGATGTGGGTAAAGATCTTGAAAAACAAAAGCAGTATCAAAAAGAAATGTCAGAACTAATGAAATCAGGCGGTTGGAATCCGTTAGCTGGGTGCTGGCCAATCTTTATACAAATGCCGATTTTCTCTGCTTTGTATTATGCGATTAGCCGAACTGAAGAGATTCGTACATCTTCATTTTTATGGGTGAACCTAGGACATGCAGATCCATATCATATATTACCGATTATCGCAGCGTTAACAACATTTATTCAAATGAAGGTGTTCCAATCAAATATAACGCCTGGAGAGCAAGTACAGATGCTAAAAATACAGCAAATTATGATGCCTGCAATGATTTTATTTATGGGATTTGCGGCACCATCAGGACTTGTACTGTACTGGATTACAGGTAACCTATTTACAATGACACAAACAATTGTATTAAGAAAAATAATGGAACGTGAAGAATTACAATTACAAAAAGCTTAGAAAAACGCCGCTCGTGATGAGCGGTGTTTTTTTGTTAAGTCGTTAAGGAAATTTTAAGAAATCAACATTACTATAGGCATTGTATACGAAAGTGTACATGCTTTAGAAATGTGAAGGAGGAAATTTCCTATGAAGAAGAAAACAGTTGGGTATTTAGCGATTGCAGGTGCTTTATCATTTGGAATCATTGGAGGAGTCGGTATTCCGGCATTCGCGGCAACGA
Proteins encoded:
- the yidC gene encoding membrane protein insertase YidC is translated as MLKSYRARLISLSLLLVFVLSGCSNAGTIDSHSTGIWNHYFVYPISFMIQFVAHHIPGASFGIAIIIMTLVIRSAMIPLAVSQYRSQAKMKKMQPELQKLKQKYGDVGKDLEKQKQYQKEMSELMKSGGWNPLAGCWPIFIQMPIFSALYYAISRTEEIRTSSFLWVNLGHADPYHILPIIAALTTFIQMKVFQSNITPGEQVQMLKIQQIMMPAMILFMGFAAPSGLVLYWITGNLFTMTQTIVLRKIMEREELQLQKA